GCGTTTATCCAGCGTCTGCCAGGTTCCATTGGCTATGTTGAGTATGCTTACGTTAAGCAAAGCAAGCTGGCTTATACCAAGCTGATCTCTGCTGATGGCGACGCTGTTCTGCCAACGGAAGAGAGCTTTAGCAACGCTGCTAAAGGCGCTGACTGGAGCAAATCCTTCGCCCAAGACCTGACCAACCAGAAAGGCGCTAATGCATGGCCTATCAGCTCCACCACCTTCATTCTGGTGCATAAAGATCAGCAGAAACCAGAGCAGGGTGCTGCGGTACTGAAATTCTTTGACTGGGCCTATAAAAATGGCGGCAAAGAAGCCAGCGCTTTGGACTATGCACCACTGCCTAACGCTGTCGTTGAGCAGATCCGTGCAGCATGGAAGACCAACGTAAAAGATAGTTCAGGTAAAGCGCTGTACTAATGTTTCATCCGCTTCCAGAGCTGATGCTTTGGAAGCGGAACACTAGTTTAAGAAGAGAATCACATGGCTGAACATCCGTTACCTAAGCCTTCGTTGCCCAAGAAAGAATCAAAAATAAAACCACCGAGTAAAAACGGTGACGTTATCTTTGGTGCTCTAGTCAAACTAGCAGCGCTGATTACTCTATTGTTGCTGGGCGGCATTATTGTTTCGCTGTTTATCGCGTCGCTGCCGAGCATCCAGAAGTTTGGCTTCGCCTTCCTGTGGTCCAAAGAGTGGGACGCACCAGCGGAGCAGTTCGGTGCCTTAGTACCCATTTACGGCACGATCGTCACCTCAATCATTGCCTTAGTGATTGCCGTACCGGTGAGTTTTGGGATCGCGTTGTTCCTCACTGAACTCGCACCAACTTGGCTGCGCCGCCCGCTGGGTGTTGCGATTGAACTGTTGGCCGCTATTCCGAGCATTGTTTATGGCATGTGGGGGCTGTTTGTTTTTGCTCCGCTGTTTGCCGAATATTTCCAAACGCCGGTGGGCGATGTGCTTTCCGGTATTCCGATTGTGGGTGACCTATTTGCTGGCCCTGCGTTTGGTATCGGTATTTTGGCAGCCGGTGTGATTCTTGCCATCATGATCATTCCTTATATTGCCGCCGTAATGCGTGACGTGTTTGAGCAAACGCCGGTGATGATGAAAGAATCCGCCTACGGCATTGGCTGTACGACGTGGGAAGTGATGAGCCGCATCGTTCTGCCATTTACCAAAAATGGAGTGATTGGCGGCATCATGCTGGGCTTAGGGCGTGCGCTGGGCGAAACCATGGCGGTAACCTTCGTTATTGGTAATACCTACCAGCTCGACAGCGCTTCGCTGTTTATGCCGGGGAACAGTATTACTTCTGCTTTGGCGAACGAGTTTGCTGAGGCTGAGTCAGGACTACATACGGCGGCGTTGATGGAATTAGGCCTGATCCTGTTTGTTATCACGTTCATTGTGTTGGCGTTGTCCAAGCTGATGATTTTACGTCTTGATAAGAATGAGGGACGTTAAGATGGCGATGATTGATATGAATGACGCTCAGGCTTTAGCCAGTTCACGCCGAAAAATGCAGGCATGGCGTCGTCAGAAAAACCGCATTGCGCTGTTTTTGTCGATGGTTACGATGGCCTTTGGGCTGTTCTGGCTAGTGTGGATTTTATTTTCGACGATCACGAAAGGCGTTGATGGCATGTCCATCGCGCTGTTTACCGAAATGACGCCCCCGCCAAACAGTGAGGGCGGTGGTTTGGCTAACGCCATTGCCGGTTCTGGCTTGCTAATCCTGTGGGCTACGGTGATTGGTACTCCGCTAGGCATTATGGCTGGTATCTATTTAGCCGAGTATGGCCGCAAAGGATGGTTGGCGAATTTTATCCGCTTTATTAATGACATCTTGCTCTCTGCGCCGTCTATTGTGGTTGGGCTGTTTGTTTACACCATCGTTGTTGCCAAGGTGCAGCATTTCTCCGGGTGGGCGGGTGTGATTGCGCTAGCGCTGTTGCAGATCCCTATCGTTATTCGTACCACCGAAAACATGCTGAAACTGGTACCTGATAGCCTGCGTGAAGCGGCCTATGCGCTGGGAACACCAAAATGGAAGATGATCTCTGCCATCACGTTAAAAGCATCGGTTTCCGGCATTATCACCGGCGTGCTGTTGGCGATTGCGCGTATTGCCGGTGAAACCGCACCGCTGCTGTTTACATCGCTCTCCAACCAGTTTTGGAGCACCGATATGTCGCAGCCGATTGCCAACCTCCCGGTCACCATATTTAAGTTTGCAATGAGCCCGTTCGCCGAATGGCAAGAGCTGGCTTGGGCTGGGGTGTTACTGATAACCCTATGTGTTCTGCTGCTGAACATTCTGGCGCGCGTCGTTTTTGCTCAGAAGAAGCGCTAAGAAAAGCATTAATTATTGCAGGCGTTGCTTATCTCTAAGAAAAGCAGCGTCGTGAAAAAGAGAGATTAGAGATGAGTATTGTTACAGACACGACCAACAGCAAAATCCAGGTTCGCGATCTTAACTTCTACTACGGCAAGTTCCACGCGCTGAAGAATATTTCGCTGGATATCGAAAAGAACAAGGTGACGGCGTTTATCGGCCCGTCAGGCTGTGGTAAGTCCACATTGCTGCGTACCTTTAACAAAATGTTCCAGCTCTATCCTGAGCAGCGCGCAGAGGGTGAAATCCTGCTCGATGGGCACAATATTCTGACTGATAACTCAGATATCGCCCTGCTGCGTGCCAAAGTGGGTATGGTATTCCAAAAGCCAACGCCTTTCCCGATGTCAATTTATGACAACATTGCTTTTGGTGTGCGTTTGTTTGAAAAGCTGTCGCGTGCCGAGATGGATGAGCGCGTTCAGTGGGCATTAACCAAAGCGGCGCTGTGGAACGAATCAAAAGATAAGCTTCATCAGAGCGGTTACAGCCTATCTGGTGGACAGCAGCAGCGTTTGTGTATTGCGCGTGGAATCGCTATTCGGCCTGAGGTTTTATTGCTCGATGAGCCTTGTTCTGCGCTGGATCCGATTTCCACCAGCAAGATTGAAGAGCTGATCACCGAACTGAAAGAAGACTACACGGTGGTGATCGTAACGCATAACATGCAGCAGGCTGCCCGTTGTTCAGACCATACCGCGTTTATGTATCTGGGCGAACTGATTGAATTTAGCGATACCGACACCCTGTTTACTTCTCCGGCGCAGAAGCAAACGGAAGATTACATTACTGGCCGTTACGGCTGATTACGGGACTTATCATGGATAATTTAAACCTAAACAAACATATTTCCGGTCAGTTTAACGCCGAGCTGGAGCACATCCGTACTCAGGTGATGACCATGGGTGGGATGGTTGAGCAGCAGCTTTCAGACGCGATTACCGCCATGCACAACCAAGACGGCGAGCTGGCTAAACGCGTTATTGAAGGCGATAAAAAAGTTAACATGATGGAAGTGGCGATCGATGAGGCCTGTGTGAAGATCATCGCTAAGCGCCAGCCCACTGCCAGTGACTTACGTTTGGTTATGGCGATCATCAAAACGATCTCCGAATTAGAACGTATTGGCGACGTAGCCGATAAAATCTGCCGTACGGCGTTAGAGAAATTCTCTCATCAACATCAACCGCTGTTGGTTAGCCTAGAGTCTCTGGGCCGCCATACTGTACAGATGCTGCATGACGTGCTGGATGCGTTCGCCCGCATGGATCTGGACGAAGCAGTACGTATTTATCGTGAAGATAAAAAAGTCGACCAGGAATATGAAGGCATTGTGCGTCAGCTGATGACCTACATGATGGAAGATACGCGCACCATTCCAAGCGTTCTCACCGCGCTGTTCTGTGCGCGCTCCATCGAGCGTATTGGTGACCGCTGTCAGAATATCTGTGAGTTTATTTTCTACTTCGTTAAAGGGCAGGATTTCCGCCACCTTGGCGGTGATGAGTTGGATCAGCTGTTGGCGAAGGATGGGAATAAGCCGACGTGATGTAAGTGAGTGTGTAGATCGTACATATAAATGCGGTATATGGTTTCGTTCGCCATTCTATAAGTAAGTTTCCATGAAACCACTGTTGTAGGCGAACGAGTTGGGTGCGCCAGCGCGCGCACCCAACACCCGCGCGCTCTTATCCAAGATGCCATTTCCGCTCCGGTTTGGTATCGCCCATTCAGGGCGCCCCAAACTCCGCCGGTACATCCCTGTACCGGCGGCTCTCCCTACCAAAACTTAAACAATATAAAAGATAGGCAGGCAAAAATGTCTTTGTCTTGTTAGATGAAATGCATTTTAGAGCCGCCAGCAGGGATGCTGGTGGCAGGTCGAGGGCGTACAGGATGTGCGCTCTGAGACCGGTCGGCCAAACAACGCGGTAAAAAGCGCGTGAGTTGAGAGTCCCCGCGCAACGGAACTCTCATCGGACGCCTACGCCAGTGGCTTCATGGAGACGTCTATGCAGATAGGCGTACAAAACCTTTCACTGTTTGAACATAGAAGGTTTCTTCACCAGAGCAAACCTCACCCGCTTAAAACAAATTCATCTATCCATATCCTCTAATAGTATTTCCAGTTCTATGTGGGTTAAGCGTAATTTAATCCTGTCGCTAAAAATAAAGCCGCAAAAACATACTTCTGGGCACAATACCTTTAGGAGCTTTTCCATGAAGCAACGCGTTCTCGTTCTGTCCTTGTTAGCCAGCCTTTCCGCTGTTTCTGGTTTGGCTCACGCCGATAAACTCGATGATATTCAAAAGGCTGGCGTTGTACGTATCGCCGTTTTTGATAGCAATCCACCGTTTGGTTATGTCGATCCCCAAACCAAAAAGCTGGTGGGTTATGACGTAGACGTTGCCGATGCCATTGGTAAAGCGTTGGGGGTGAAAGTTGAACTGCGTGCCACTAACCCTGCGAACCGAATTCCACTGTTAGCGTCTAAAAAAGTCGATTTAATCGCTGCGAACTTCACCATTACGCCAGAACGTGCCAAAGAGGTGAATTTCAGCGTGCCGTATTTCCGTACGGGGCAAAAATTCATTGCCCACAAAGGCGTGCTGAAACAGCCTGACGATATTGCCAAGCTGCGTATCGGCGCTGATAAAGGCACCGTGCAGGAAATTACGCTACGCGATAAATACCCAACCGCTAAAGTGATCTCCTACGATGACACGCCGTTGGCGTTTGCTGCGCTGAGAAACGGTAACGTTCAGGCGATTACCCAAGACGATGCCAAATTGGTTGGGTTGTTAGCCAATGTGCCGGAAGCAGCAAAAGCTGATTTTGAAATATCACCTTTCAGCATCACCAAAGAGTATCAAGGCATTGGCTTGCCAAAAGGCGAAGATCGTCTGACGACTAAAGTGAATACCGTGTTGGAAGGTCTGGAGAAAGATGGTCAGGCCGAGAAGATTTACGATCGCTGGTTTGGCCCAGAAACAAAATCTGCCCAGCCACGTGGTGATTTTAAAATTGGCCCTGTTGATATCAGCAAGTCCTAATCAATTCTGAATAAGTGCGGCCGCGCTGCTGTGTCTAGGCGTGGTCGCATTTCCCGTATGACTTGGAATAGCTGTTATCGAGGCAGCTATTCCAAGTGGTTTGGGAATATCGCGATCGGTGAGCATGATGAACGGACAATCTTTTTACGATGTAATTCTGGCGCCGCAGTATCTGCATTGGCTGTGGTCTGGGTTTCTGATTACGCTGGTTATATCTGCGTGTACGGTCGTTCTTGCTACCCTTCTTGGCCTGATATTAGCGGCGCTACGTGATAGCCCACAGCGCTGGCTGAGTTTGCCCGTTGTGGCCTACAGCTCGGTTTTCCGCAACACGCCGCTGCTAGTTCAGCTCTTTTTCTGGTACTTCGGCGCAGGACAGCTTCTACCTTCCGCTGTGATGCAGTGGCTAAATGCGCCGCATGAATGGGTGATAGGCGGATGGACTCTCGCATGGCCGTCGTTTGAGTTTTTGGCCGGTTTAGTTGGCCTGACGCTGTATTCCGCAGCGTTTATTTCTGAAGAGATCCGCGCAGGAATTCGCGGTGTGGCAAGCGGGCAAAAACAGGCCTCGCAGGCGCTAGGACTAAGCCTCTGGCAAAGCATGCGTTATGTCGTGCTGCCGCAGGCGGTGAAGATTGCTCTGCCACCGTTGTTAGGCCAGTACATGAATATCATCAAGAACTCGTCATTAACCATGGCCATCGGTGTGGCTGAGCTTTCGTATGCTTCACGGCAGGTGGAGACTGAAACGCTAAAAACATTCCAAGCGTTTGGCGTAGCGACCCTGTTGTACGTTTTAATTATTGCGCTGATGGAAGGCTGGGGAATGTGGTATCAGCAGCGTCGACGGATGCAGGAGCGCTATTAGAATGGATTTCACCGTTATTCACGATAACCTCAGCTATCTGCTGTGGGGGCAGTTTCCTGATGGTCCCTTAGGGGGGGCCGCGTTAACGCTGGTGATAAGCCTGATTGCAGGGTTGATTTCTGCCGTGTTGGGCACGTTGTTGGGGATTTGTTTGGCGATGTCGCGCGGTTGGCTGGGCGCTGCCTTGGCAACGGTGCTGGGATTTTTTCGCGCTATTCCGGTTATCATGCTGATCTTCTGGACTTACTTCCTTCTCCCAATCGTCTTTGGCGTTGATATTCCTGAGATTACCACGGTAGTTTGCGCGCTAGCATTGATCGCCTCAGCCTATCTGGCGCATGCCGTTGCGGCTGGTATACATGCTGTAGGGCGTGGACAATGGCAGGCAGGGCTTTCTCTGGGGTTAAATCGCTGGCAGGTTTTGGGTAATGTGGTGTTGCCTCAGGCTCTGCGAATGATGGTGCCGTCGTTTATTAATCAGTGGATTTCATTAATTAAGGATACTTCGCTGGCGTATATTGTGGGCGTGGGTGAACTGACGTTCTTAGCTACGCAGGTTAACAACCGCAGCATGGTGTATCCGATGGAAGTGTTTATGTTTGTAGCGGGTGTCTATTTCGTGATGTGTCTTGCGTTGGATTTGGCTGCCAACCAGCTGAGCCGGCGTTTTACGTCGCAAAATATCGTGGTAAAACGCCGCTGGTGGCAGTTGAAACCTGCGTTACCTGCAAGCTAAAACTATTTGGTCAGCGACCAACCACGTTCACGCCATAACTCTGGCAATACGCTGAGATCGTCAAAAGAGGTCACCAGCGGATGCTCAATGACCGGATTATGTGCGTCGCCGCAGTAGTAGAACACTGGGATACCGGCGGCAATGCCCGATTTCACGCCTGATGGTGAATCATCCACTAAAATACACTCTTTAATATCTACGCCCATCTCTTTGGCTGCGTGGAACATCAGGTCTGGGTCGGGCTTCCAGCTCTGGATATCGTAGCCGCTGTAGAGTCGGTCACCAAAATAGTTGAGCATTCCGGTTGAACCCAATGAGTTTTGCATTTTGCTGACAGGTCCGTTGGACGTGGTGCACATGGGAACCGTTATCTGTGACAGCAACGATTCTGCATGGGGAATCGGTTTCAGTTCGGTGGCAAACAGACGGGCGACCTCATCGCGGTAAATTTGCTCCATTTCATCACGATCGGACTCAAAAGCATGTTCTTGTTTGATGCGCTCGATGATCTCGTACAGCTTAACGCCTTTGAATTCCTTGAAAACGCGATCCAATGACAGATGTACCCCGTAGTGGGCGAACATATGAACGTAAGCTTTGCTGCACAGGTATTCACTGTCGACCAGCGTGCCGTCACAGTCGAAGAAAATACAATTGATAGATGTCATTGGGCTTCCTTGTTTTTCATGGCAAACAGCAGCCTAGCGCTGCCGTCGTCAGAGATAAACCAGTGCCCAGTTTAATCACTTAAGGCAGAAAAGCGAGTCTCAGTAAATGCGAAGCGATCGACATCAAATAGCCCTAAGCTGGTTAATTTCAATGAGGGGATGACCGGCAATGATAAAAACGCCATCTGAATAAACGGTTCATTTAGTGTCACGCCACATCGGCGACAGGCATTTTTCAGATGGGTGATATCATCGGCGATCTCTGCCGCAGGTTTGTCACTCATCAAGCCTGCAATAGGCAGCGAAAGATGGCTTTTCACCTCACCTTCATCGACAACGCATAAGCCCCCACCCTGTGAAATCAACTGATTAACGGCGATAGCCATATCGCGCGCATGATGACCGATCACCACGATATTATGGCTATCATGGCTTACGGTTGCAGCCATGGCCCCGCGTATAAGACCAAAGTTTTGCAGCAAACCTAAAGCGGGTGGTTTTTGATGACCGTAACGTTCCATGACCGCAATTTTGCATACGTCGTCGTGATCGAAACGCTCGCCCTGCCAAATAACGGGCAGTTCGCAGGTAATCAGTTCATTTGGGATCACCTGTATTGCCCGATAGCGTTCGCCGATTTCCAATGGAAGCGTTAGTGCAGATTCATCAACCGGCGTGCGTTGAATAGTATTTTGCGTCGGTGGCTGGGTTTGCTGGTAACGCTGTTCGCTGGTTGCTGTGAGTTGTTGGCCATCAACCCGCTTTCCTCCGGCAATGACCTGCTGAATTTCAACTTGTTGTACATCATTGAGTATCACGATATCCGCTCTTTTACCTGGGGCAATAAGACCCAGACGTTTTAAGCCGAAATGCCGTGCTGGAGACCAGCTTGCGACGCGGTAGGCAACGTGAACCGGTATGCCATGCTGATTGATTAGGCGATGAATGAGGGCGTTGATATGGCCTTCATGCGCAATTTCCCACGGATTACGATCGTCGGTACAGAGCATGCATTGTGGGCTACTGAACTCATTAATCAGCGGCGCTAGCGTATCCAGATTGCGCGCAGCGGAGCCTTCTCGCATCATGAGCGCCATACCCAGAGACAGTTTTTCGCGCCCTTCCTGCAGCAGTAGAGTTTCGTGGCAGTTTTCTACGCCTGCCGCTAGATACCCGTTAAGGTCTTTGCCGCTTAGCATGGGGCTGTGGCCATCAAGGGTTAAATGGCGAAAGGCGTCCAGTTTGTCCATGATGTCGCCGTCTCCAGCAATAACGCCGGGAAAGTTCATCATTTCCGCCAGCCCAAGGACGTGCGAATGATCGCGGTATTTCAGCATTTCATCTAAAGGAAACTCGGCTCCGTTGATGTCGCTTCCCGCAAGCGCTGGTACGCATGAGCTGATTTGTACGAACTGATTTTGTTGAGCCTGTTCCGCACAGCGTAAAAACCATTCCAACCCTTGCTTACCCATTACGTTCACAATCTCATGAGGATCGCAGACGATGCTGGTGACGCCCAGCGGTAAGGTTGCGCTTTCAAACGTTATTGGCGTCATCATGCTAGATTCAATATGCAGGTGAGAATCAATAAATCCCGGTACCGCAATAGCGTTATTGGCGTCAATCCGGCGATGGGCTACGGCACCTGCATAGGCGGGGCCGACGCCGGCAATATTTGCACCGCAAATGACGATCGGACCCAGCAGTTCGCCACCGTTTATCAGATCGAGAATGCGAACATTGTCAATAATGCAGTCAGCTGCTTCATCGCCGCGTGAAACGGCCAGAAGGCGGATCATTTCCTCACGCGAAAGCGATTGCGTATGCTTATTATTTATTCCTTCCATGTTAATTTCCGCTCCTTGAAATTGTTTTTATCATATTGATATTAATCTGTTTTTATTTATATAAACGCATTATATGAGAGCCTAAATAGGTCTACGTGACACCGCTCACTAAAATGACGAGTAAAAAAACATCTAGAAATCTGTGTGACGGGGATCATTATTTAGCTCTTTTGGTATAGGATACTCTCCCAAAGCCAATATCCATCCGGATTTAATAGAATGAATAATTCAACTTCAAACTCTGCTCAAGGGCAGGGGCTGTTTGAGCGTGTCTTCAAATTGCAGGAGCATGGCACCACCGCAAGGACTGAGGTGATCGCCGGTATCACCACGTTTTTGACTATGGTGTATATCGTCTTCGTCAACCCGCAAATCCTCGGCGCTGCAGGCATGGATACACAGGCTGTATTCGTTACCACCTGTCTGATCGCTGCTTTCGGTAGTATCTTCATGGGCCTGCTGGCTAACCTACCGGTAGCGCTGGCTCCTGCTATGGGGCTGAATGCCTTCTTTGCCTTTGTCGTCGTTGGCGCTATGGGGCTGACATGGCAGGTTGGTATGGGCGCTATTTTCTGGGGTGCCGTTGGCCTGTTGCTGCTGACTATTTTCCGCATCCGTTACTGGATGATTGCGAATATCCCAATGAGCCTGCGCGTGGGTATCACCAGCGGTATTGGTTTGTTTATCGCGATGATGGGCCTGAAAAATGCCGGGATCGTTGTGCCGAACAAAGATACGTTGGTTGCCGTTGGAAATCTGACCTCTCACAGCGTTTTGCTGGGGGCTTTGGGTTTCTTTATCATCGCGATTTTGTCATCCCGTAGCTTCCATGCCGCCGTATTGGTATCCATCGTGGTGACTACGCTTATCGGCTGGGCACTGGGCGATGTGCAGTATTCCGGTTTGTTCTCCATGCCGCCGAACGTGACCAGCGTCGTAGGTCAGGTTGATTTATCTGGGGCGTTAAACATCGGTCTGGCAGGCGTGATTTTCTCCTTCATGCTGGTAAACCTGTTTGACTCATCAGGCACATTGATTGGTGTAACGGATAAAGCAGGGCTGGCAGACAAGAGCGGTAAATTCCCACGCATGAAACAGGCGCTGTATGTCGATAGCATCAGCTCCGTCGTAGGTTCTTTTATTGGTACGTCATCGGTGACGGCTTATATCGAAAGTACCTCTGGAGTTTCCGTGGGCGGGCGTACAGGCTTAACTGCGGTAGTCGTCGGCATTCTGTTCCTGCTGGTGATTTTCCTTTCGCCGCTGGCGGGAATGGTTCCTGCTTATGCTGCGGCAGGCGCGCTGATTTATGTGGGCGTATTGATGACGTCTAGCCTGTCTCGCGTGAAGTGGGATGATTTGACTGAAGCCGTACCGGCGTTTATCACCGCGGTCATGATGCCGTTTAGCTTCTCGATCACGGAAGGTATCGCGCTTGGCTTTATCTCTTACTGCATTATGAAGTTAGGCACCGGCCGCTGGCGTGAAATCAGCCCATGCGTGGTGATTGTGGCGCTGCTGTTTGTGCTGAAGATTGTATTTGTTGATGCGCATTAATCGCGGTTAAGCCCCTTCTGACATCCCGTTTGCTGGGATTATTAGCCTCTCTCTTCTCAGAGAGAGGCTGGGAAGGGGTTTTTTAGTTCTACTTACCCATTCACTTCTCTATCAATCAATTCTCTATCAATCAATTCTCTATCAATAACTTATCTATCAACCGACGCGGCGTACATAATCTGCAAATGCAGACAGCTGTTTGCCTAAGAACTCAATGGTTGAAGCATCCGTTAATGTGCCCTTCTGTTCATCCACTTTGCTCTGGATCACGCCGCCCATAAACTCAGGTTTATTCATCACCTGAGAGTCTAAGAACACCAAAATCTGGCGCAGATGATACTGGCAGCGTGCACCGCCAACCGGCCCCATTGAGCTGGTCTGGATTGCCACAGGCTTTCCAGCTAACGGTTGATTTGGCAGACGAGAGATCCAATCGATAGCGTTTTTCAGGCCACCCGGAACAGAGTAGTTATATTCGGGGGTGACGATGATTACGCCATCAGCCTGACGAATTTGCTCGGCAATTGCCTCAATTTGAGCAGGGAAGCCTTCATCCTGTTGGCGATCTGCGTCATAGAGAGGGATATCGCGAATAGAGGGTAAAGCTTCAATGGTTACGCCTTCAGGCGCTAAGCCGGGCAGAGCATTGGCGACGATCCCATTGTAGGAACCTTTACGTAGGCTACCGAGTAAAGTGACAATTTTCAGTGGTTTATCTGACATAAGTTCTCCATTTCTTGATGTAATTTAACCGGATATGTAGAACTCATCTTAGATCAATAATCAATCATAGAGTAGATAAGTTGTTATCAGACTTATCATTTAAGCCGTTTGTATTGGTGCGTTGCTGGTAAAACGCAAATAGGAAGTGGACTCTTTTAGCTCAGCTTGTTTCTCTGCGGTGA
This is a stretch of genomic DNA from Hafnia alvei. It encodes these proteins:
- a CDS encoding NADPH-dependent FMN reductase, whose protein sequence is MSDKPLKIVTLLGSLRKGSYNGIVANALPGLAPEGVTIEALPSIRDIPLYDADRQQDEGFPAQIEAIAEQIRQADGVIIVTPEYNYSVPGGLKNAIDWISRLPNQPLAGKPVAIQTSSMGPVGGARCQYHLRQILVFLDSQVMNKPEFMGGVIQSKVDEQKGTLTDASTIEFLGKQLSAFADYVRRVG